In Ursus arctos isolate Adak ecotype North America unplaced genomic scaffold, UrsArc2.0 scaffold_29, whole genome shotgun sequence, the following proteins share a genomic window:
- the EEF1A1 gene encoding elongation factor 1-alpha 1, whose translation MGKEKTHINIVVIGHVDSGKSTTTGHLIYKCGGIDKRTIEKFEKEAAEMGKGSFKYAWVLDKLKAERERGITIDISLWKFETSKYYVTIIDAPGHRDFIKNMITGTSQADCAVLIVAAGVGEFEAGISKNGQTREHALLAYTLGVKQLIVGVNKMDSTEPPYSQKRYEEIVKEVSTYIKKIGYNPDTVAFVPISGWNGDNMLEPSANMPWFKGWKVTRKDGNASGTTLLEALDCILPPTRPTDKPLRLPLQDVYKIGGIGTVPVGRVETGVLKPGMVVTFAPVNVTTEVKSVEMHHEALSEALPGDNVGFNVKNVSVKDVRRGNVAGDSKNDPPMEAAGFTAQVIILNHPGQISAGYAPVLDCHTAHIACKFAELKEKIDRRSGKKLEDGPKFLKSGDAAIVDMVPGKPMCVESFSDYPPLGRFAVRDMRQTVAVGVIKAVDKKAAGAGKVTKSAQKAQKAK comes from the exons atgggaaaggaaaagactcACATCAACATCGTCGTCATTGGACACGTAGATTCGGGCAAGTCTACCACTACTGGTCATCTGATCTACAAATGTGGTGGGATCGACAAAAGAACTATTGAGAAATTCGAGAAGGAGGCTGCTGAG ATGGGAAAGGGCTCCTTCAAGTATGCCTGGGTCTTGGATAAACTAAAAGCTGAACGTGAACGTGGTATCACCATTGATATCTCCCTGTGGAAATTCGAGACCAGCAAGTATTATGTGACCATCATTGATGCCCCAGGACACAGAGACTTCATCAAAAACATGATTACAGGAACATCTCAG GCTGACTGTGCTGTCCTGATTGTTGCTGCTGGTGTTGGTGAATTTGAAGCAGGTATCTCCAAGAATGGGCAGACCCGTGAGCATGCCCTTCTGGCTTACACACTGGGTGTAAAACAGCTAATTGTTGGTGTTAACAAAATGGATTCCACTGAGCCACCCTACAGCCAGAAGAGATACGAGGAAATTGTTAAGGAAGTCAgcacctacattaagaaaattgGCTACAACCCCGACACAGTAGCATTTGTGCCAATTTCTGGTTGGAATGGTGACAACATGTTGGAGCCAAGTGCTAAC ATGCCTTGGTTCAAGGGATGGAAAGTCACCCGTAAAGATGGGAACGCCAGTGGAACCACACTGCTTGAAGCTCTGGATTGCATTCTGCCACCAACTCGTCCTACTGACAAGCCCTTGCGTCTCCCTCTCCAGGATGTCTACAAAATTGGTG gtattgGTACTGTCCCTGTGGGCCGAGTGGAGACTGGTGTTCTTAAACCTGGCATGGTGGTCACCTTTGCTCCAGTCAATGTTACAACTGAAGTAAAGTCTGTTGAAATGCACCATGAAGCGTTGAGTGAGGCTCTTCCTGGGGACAATGTGGGCTTCAATGTCAAGAACGTATCTGTCAAAGATGTTCGTCGTGGCAATGTGGCTGGTGACAGCAAAAATGACCCACCAATGGAGGCAGCTGGTTTCACGGCTCAG GTGATTATCCTGAACCATCCAGGCCAAATCAGTGCTGGATATGCACCTGTGCTGGATTGTCACACAGCTCACATTGCTTGCAAGTTCGCTGAGCTGAAGGAGAAGATAGATCGTCGTTCTGGAAAAAAGCTGGAAGATGGTCCCAAATTCTTGAAATCTGGTGATGCTGCCATTGTTGATATGGTTCCCGGCAAGCCTATGTGTGTTGAGAGCTTCTCTGACTATCCTCCTCTGG gcCGTTTTGCTGTTCGTGACATGAGACAGACGGTTGCTGTGGGTGTCATCAAAGCGGTGGACAAGAAGGCAGCTGGAGCTGGCAAGGTCACCAAGTCTGCCCAGAAAGCTCAGAAGGCTAAATGA